From one Coffea eugenioides isolate CCC68of chromosome 11, Ceug_1.0, whole genome shotgun sequence genomic stretch:
- the LOC113752550 gene encoding uncharacterized protein LOC113752550 translates to MDEEITFGPRDAVPLASGNHEAIVIDVITNNYRVKKVYVDQGSAVDILFYRVFKEFGLKDEQLTPVRTPLVGFTGPPINPEGMITLMVTVGQAPKCRTFPVNFVVVKQQFPYNMFLGRPALNALRAIPSTLHLSVKFSTPGGVARVRGDPEDARPCYLAMLRGQEKVVAQTTCLEPYIPGEEALQLGTEDEIEEFPLREDRPDQVLRIGALLPFEEKEGLKALLREYSQVFAWMVEDMPGIPTDLAVHHLNVDPRFKPVKQKKRSFAPERNEVIRKKVGKLLESKIILEVHYPTWLANPVLVKKEDQSWRMCVDFTDLNKACPKDCFPLPRIDRLVDSTVGFDILCFLDAFKGYHQIEMVEEDREKTSFITEEGTYCYRTMPFGLKNAGASV, encoded by the coding sequence ATGGATGAGGAAATCACCTTCGGACCAAGGGACGCGGTTCCCCTGGCGTCCGGAAATCACGAGGCTATCGTGATAGACGTCATCACTAATAACTACCGGGTGAAGAAAGTGTACGTAGACCAGGGGAGTGCGGTGGACATCCTGTTCTACCGTGTGTTCAAAGAGTTCGGATTGAAGGATGAACAATTGACCCCGGTTCGGACACCCCTGGTGGGCTTCACCGGACCGCCCATCAATCCGGAGGGGATGATCACCCTGATGGTCACGGTAGGGCAGGCCCCCAAATGCCGGACCTTCCCTGTCAATTTCGTGGTGGTCAAGCAACAATTCCCGTACAACATGTTCCTGGGTCGGCCTGCTTTGAACGCCCTCCGAGCTATTCCCTCTACGCTCCACCTCAGCGTCAAATTCTCCACTCCAGGAGGGGTGGCTAGGGTGCGCGGTGATCCAGAGGATGCCAGACCTTGCTACTTGGCCATGCTTCGGGGACAGGAGAAGGTGGTCGCCCAGACGACCTGCTTGGAGCCCTACATTCCAGGGGAGGAGGCCCTGCAGCTGGGCACCGAGGACGAGATCGAGGAGTTCCCCTTGAGGGAAGACCGGCCCGACCAGGTTCTCCGCATTGGTGCGCTGCTACCCTTTGAGGAGAAGGAGGGCTTGAAGGCCCTACTAAGAGAATACTCCCAAGTCTTCGCATGGATGGTTGAGGACATGCCTGGGATTCCGACAGACCTGGCTGTCCACCACCTCAACGTGGATCCTCGCTTCAAGCCAGTGAAACAGAAGAAGAGGAGCTTTGCCCCAGAAAGGAACGAGGTGATCCGGAAGAAGGTCGGCAAGCTGCTGGAGTCCAAGATCATCCTGGAGGTACATTACCCGACCTGGTTGGCCAATCCCGTCCTGGTGAAGAAGGAGGATCAGTCGTGGAGGATGTGCGTGGACTTCACAGATCTCAACAAGGCCTGTCCGAAAGACTGTTTTCCCCTGCCAAGGATCGACAGGTTAGTAGACTCTACTGTGGGTTTTGACATTTTGTGCTTTTTGGATGCCTTCAAGGGATATCACCAGATCGAGATGGTTGAGGAGGACCGGGAAAAGACTTCCTTCATCACCGAGGAAGGAACCTACTGCTACCGGACCATGCCATTTGGGCTGAAAAATGCTGGAGCCAGCGTTTAG